ATGGGCTTGCTACGCGGCCACCCCAGGCTTGAGGGGATGATGACCTGCCAGGCCGTTACGGCCTTCGCCGCCGATGGCAGCATCGTCGATCTCGCCGGGATCGTCACCATCCGCCAGCGGCCCGGGAGCGCACGGGGAACGGTTTTCATTACGATCGAGGACGAAACGGGGATCGCCAATCTGATTGTCCGGCCGGCCCTGGTCGAAAGCCTGCGGACACAGGTGATCGGCGCATCGCTGCTCGGCGCGCGCGGACGGGTGCAGCGCAGCGTCGAGAAGGATGCTGCCATCGTGCATGTCCTGGTCGAAGCACTGAGCGATCTCTCCGCCCTGTTGGAGGCGCTGGACCGGCCTTCAGCTGAGGCCGAGCCGTGCGGCACGGTACCGCAGAGGAAGAGCCTGCCACGAAGCCGTGATTTTCACTGACCGCAACACCAAACATAACCATTCATTAACATTCATCCACGATACTGCGCGAGCAGGACCAGAGGACGACAAATGGCCAAAACGCCCACCGCCGCAAAAAATGCTGCCGATACCCCTTTGCCTGAAGCCGGGGCCGAGGAAGCGCCAGCCAAGTCATCAAGACGCAAGCTGTTTGTGATTGGTGGGGCTGTTGCCGCTATCATGCTTTTGGTTGTCGGTCTCTGGATAACGGGAATCCTGCCTCATCTTCTCGGGCAGAGAAATCATCACAAGTTGGCCGGTCCAGTCTATGTCAAGGTCCCTGAAATTGTTGCCAATCTCAATGTACCAAGTGGGCAAGATTCATACGTGAAACTTGAAGCTACCATAGAATTAGCTGATCCGAAATCAGCAAAAATTGCAATGACCGACATGCCGCGCGTTGTAGATGTATTTGAAACCTATCTTCGTGCCATGCGGCCGGACGAATTGCGCGGTGCTTCAGGTACTTATCGCTTACGTGAAGCTTTAATCAATCGTGTTAAAATCGCGACCGCTCCGGCAATCGTTAAGGATATTCTCTTTCAGGAACTGATTGTCCAATAGCTTCGATATCTGGTGGTTTCTTAAAACTTAGGCGCAAAATGGTGCAAACGATGCTAGTAGATCTGCTCGAGTTCGGAACCTGGGGGTTCCAGGTTGTCCTTTTTGGGCTTCTGGTATTCACTCTGATCTATGCGCGCCGTCTGGACCGATCAATCATCCAGATGCGAGCCGAACGGCAGACGTTGCAGGAGCTTATCGACCGGATCGGCACATCTGTGACTGCTGCCATAGACGCCACAGATCGGCTCACGAAAGAAGCGGGCAAGAGTTCCGCTGTACTAGATGAAGCTTGCCAGGCAGCGGCGGTAGCCACCAAGCGTCTCGACGACGCAATAAGCCAGGCAACAATCGTTGCCAATATGCCTCCGCTCATGGAACGCCAGGAAGCTGTCGAAGCACCGTTAAAGCCCGCGATGACAACGCAGCCTCAGAGCACCCACTTGATAGCTCCGCCGCACGGAGTGTTAACCGCCACACCAAATTCCCTTGCACGCCCCTCATCGTCACGACGGAGCGTCAAGTTGCAGAGCAGGGCCGAACGCGATCTTGTCCGGATGTTGGCTGATGTCACCTAACGACTCCCGATCCGGCGGTACTCCACGCCTCCTGCCTATTGTAATGTTCTGCCTATGTGGAACCATCCTCTTCAAGTCGGCTGGCCTCATTGAGGCTGCGTTTGCGAAGACCGAGGCTACGTCGCAAGTAAGCAAGAAGATTGACGCCCGTCATTCCGATGCCGAACCGACAGGACCGAACGCGCCACCGAATTCCAACACAATGCCTTATGCACCCGTCGCTAACTGGACAGATCGCCCCCCTCCGCCTCCTCTTTGCAAGCCAGATCCGCTTGATCAGGCTGGAGAACGCAAGATACTGCTTCAACTCAAGCAGCGGGCTAAACAACTTGATGCGAGAGCCGCTGCTCTGGATCAACGGGAAGCTGAACTGACGGTGGCAAAAGCAGCAATTGCAAAGCAAGTCGCCGCACTCAAGCCATTGGCCAAGCGGCTTGAAGCGATGAATGCAGAGCATCACGCCGCGAATGAAAAGAAGTGGGCTGCTTTGGTTTCCACATATGAAACGATGGATCCACGCAGCGCGGCACGCATTTTTGACGGGTTAGATCCGGAAGTCGTACTGAATGTGCTTCAGCGAATGAATAGCCGGAAATCAGCACCGATACTGGCGGCCATGACTCCCGAGAAAGCACAGATGGTTACTGAGAAGCTTGCGGGAATTTCACAGCCATCCATCGAAGCTCAGCCTGCTGCCTCACTTCTGCCCGATGGCGCGCCATGAATCGTTCACCTCAAAAAAAGATATGTAGCAAAAGAATTAAAATGTTGCTGCATATTTGCGGCATTTTGGCTGTCAGTACGGAACCGTCCCTCGCCATCAGTACGAAGCCATATTGGTTTCGTATTCTTGTTCCAAATAATTTAGCGCCGTCCCAAATTGGCCAGGCAATTTTCCGTGAAGGAAATTATGAATACATCGTACTGGCAGCCAAGCTCCCTGTTCGGAAATTTGCCCTCCGCCAAGTCACCGGCATTCCAGATGCCACAGTAGTTCATCTCCCCGGCGCAACGGTCTTACAAATTCCGCTTCCGCTTGGACAAGACATAATTACAACGGTCGGCAATAGTTCGTTTCTTGCCTATCCGGTTGTTACCCACACCCACTAAATGTAGGGTGTGTCCATTCCCCGGAATAAAGCTCGTCAAAGGTTGGTGCGGCTGCCCTACCCGCGATTCCGAGCAGCGAGCGGAACGCGTTGAAGGGATAGAGGCGCCGGTTGAACCGAAACGTGAATTCATTGAGGTAGGCTTGTAGATGTTTGGCGCTGACCCCGTGATGGATGCCGTTGATCCAGGTCTTCAGGTTGGTAAAGACCAAGTGGACGATCGGCAGGAATTCTTCTGCCACCTCCGGGTCGCCGCATTCGGCGATTGCATGGTGGTCGAACCCGCGCCTTCCGAGACCGGCATAGCCGCTCCAGTCGTCGGTAACGATCAGCGATCCGGGAGCAACGGCGTTTTCGACGAATCCGCAGAGCGAATTGGCGCTACGGTCGGGGACAACAGCGAGACGAACGCGTCCCGCGTAGCGACCGTCTTTCCGATTGTCGAGCTTGGTTCCCGGTTTCCGGTGGCGCACCTCCACGGCACAGGCGACGAGAACCTTGTGATGGACACCCCGTCCATCGCCTCGGGTTCGTCCTCCAACCCACGTTTCATCCACTTCGACGTGTTCTTGCGGCGTGTCGCCAATCTTGTCGCGCTCGGGGCGCACCATCCCGGCGCGCAGCTTATGAAGGATGCCGAAGGCGGTCTCGTAGCGCGACAGGCCGAGTTGCCGCTGAAATTGGACGGCCGACATTCCGGGCGTCTGGCTGGCGATCAAGTAAGCCGCCCAGAACCAAGTCGACAGCGGCGTGTGACTGCGTTCCATAACGGTCCCAGCCATCAGGCTTACGTCTTTGCGACAGGCCCGGCAGCGCAGAACGCCCGGGCGCGCCTCGAAACGGAACGGCTCGCCAACGACGCCGCACCTTGGGCAGGCGAACCCTCCATTCCAGCGGGCGCTTTCGAGATAGGCGGCACAGGCCGCGTCGTTCGGGAAAATACGCTGGAATTCCGGCAGAGACTGCGGGAACGGCAGGTCTTCACGGGCCAGGACATCCATGCCCAACACTAGATCTAGTAGGTATGGGAGTCAACCGGATAGGCAAGGTTCGTTTCATGTAGATATAGCGAAATCAATTGCATCAAAAGCAATGCCTGTTTCATTCAATAAGGGTGCAATCAATCTGAAGTGTGATCGATCCGCAGCGGTCGTATCAATGTCGGATCCTCGGACTGGCCGTCCCTTGCTTGTCGGCACTGTGCTTGGGTCCTGCTCGATAAAAAGTAATCTCAGCGGCCCAGGATATCGGTTCATACCGGCATCTCGTGGAATTGCCGTGGTAGCGTCATCCGATGCAATAACGCTGTCTCCAGAGCCATCAGGCTTTGTATTGCAAGCAATGGAGCCTGAAGCCAGGCTGCCGATCGGAAATCCATTTGTAAAGCCACCTTTGACAGACGTTTCAGACACTCCGAATGGCATAAATTTACCACAATACGGCATAATCGGATTGAGACGAAGGCTTGGTATTGAACGGGTAGCAGTTGCGGAAGCTCCGCCTCTCGATAGGCGAGAGGCAACATTTCGCCTAGCTCGCGTGATGCTCGCCTTGGATATGGGGCCCGAAGCTGGAGCTGCCCTGGATCGTCTAGCACAGAGCCAACCATACATCGTGCGGAGCGCGCAGTGGCAGTTGCTGCATGCTGTTTCAGATATCGTCTCATTTCATCCGAACAAGGCCCTGAAGCATCTTCAAAAGATGCCGAAAAGCGAAGACCAGGCGAATTTTTGGCGCGGGGT
This genomic interval from Acidiphilium multivorum AIU301 contains the following:
- a CDS encoding flagellar basal body-associated FliL family protein; amino-acid sequence: MAKTPTAAKNAADTPLPEAGAEEAPAKSSRRKLFVIGGAVAAIMLLVVGLWITGILPHLLGQRNHHKLAGPVYVKVPEIVANLNVPSGQDSYVKLEATIELADPKSAKIAMTDMPRVVDVFETYLRAMRPDELRGASGTYRLREALINRVKIATAPAIVKDILFQELIVQ
- a CDS encoding MotE family protein; the encoded protein is MSPNDSRSGGTPRLLPIVMFCLCGTILFKSAGLIEAAFAKTEATSQVSKKIDARHSDAEPTGPNAPPNSNTMPYAPVANWTDRPPPPPLCKPDPLDQAGERKILLQLKQRAKQLDARAAALDQREAELTVAKAAIAKQVAALKPLAKRLEAMNAEHHAANEKKWAALVSTYETMDPRSAARIFDGLDPEVVLNVLQRMNSRKSAPILAAMTPEKAQMVTEKLAGISQPSIEAQPAASLLPDGAP
- a CDS encoding IS1595-like element ISAcr1 family transposase, with protein sequence MDVLAREDLPFPQSLPEFQRIFPNDAACAAYLESARWNGGFACPRCGVVGEPFRFEARPGVLRCRACRKDVSLMAGTVMERSHTPLSTWFWAAYLIASQTPGMSAVQFQRQLGLSRYETAFGILHKLRAGMVRPERDKIGDTPQEHVEVDETWVGGRTRGDGRGVHHKVLVACAVEVRHRKPGTKLDNRKDGRYAGRVRLAVVPDRSANSLCGFVENAVAPGSLIVTDDWSGYAGLGRRGFDHHAIAECGDPEVAEEFLPIVHLVFTNLKTWINGIHHGVSAKHLQAYLNEFTFRFNRRLYPFNAFRSLLGIAGRAAAPTFDELYSGEWTHPTFSGCG